The window ATCGTCCATCATGGCCAAGGCTCCTTTTATATTTTCTTCGGAAGGCTGAAAGACAAAATAGATGGTTCCTTCCAACCGTTCCCTTTGCGCTGCCAAAACAGTGGCCATCCCAAGTGCTACGGTAGTATGTACATCATGACCGCAGATATGACGAACCCCCTCAGTTTCCGATGCAAAAGCTACCACATCGGGCGCATTGGATGGCATAGCGTCCATATCGGCCCGCCATGCTATCTTTTTACCGGGTTTGCCTCCCTTTAAAATACCAACAACCCCATAGCCACCAATTCCAGTTTTAACTTCCAAACCAAGTGAGCTCAGATATTCGATTACCTTTTGCGAGGTACGCTGTTCCTCTCCACCAACTTCAGGATGTCGGTGAAAGTCCCGACGAATCTTTACAAGGCTGTCAAATATCATCTCAGTATGTTCTTGTACATCCTTGTGGATGTTTTGTTGACTGAACGCTGCTATGGAGAAGAGTACGTATAAAAATAAGGTTAATGTGTAGGATGGATTTCTTGGCATCATGTTAATCTTGTTTTGTTTGATGCAGCAAAGATGCGATGCAATGCTCGGCCTAACCTGACACATATGTGACAAACTTACTTTTTGGCAATTTTACTTCGGATTCGACTCAAGGATTGACGTTCTATCCCCAAGAAGGATGATAAATGGGTGAGGCTTACCCGATTGAGTAGCTCGGGATGGTCCTTTACAAAATTAAGATAGCGCTCCTCCGCAGTTTCGAACAGAAAACTCTCCGTACGATCGGTCTGAATGGTGAGCACTTGCTCGGCAATGAGCCGGCCATATCTTTCATTGCTCTTAAATTGTTCGTAGCCTTGCTGAATATCTTTGTATGATAGTAAAATGATGGTGCAAGGTTCCAGGCATTCCATGTGATATTTGGAAGGTTTTTGGCGGATAAAGGCAGGGTAGTCGGTTGCGTATTCGTTTTCTTTTACAAATCCAGTGGTAATGGACTTTCCCTTATCGTTAATATAATATCTGCGAAGCAATCCCTTACTTACATAGCCCATGGTGGTCTGAACCTCTCCGCTTTCAAAGAAAAACTCTTTTTGGCCATACTCCTTGATGGATAATTGCGACTGGAGTAATTCCAGTTCTTCTGCCGTTAGATGTGAAAATTGTTGAAGGTAATTCTCCAGGTATTTTTGATGCTCTGGTTTCAATGGGCAATTGTTCTTGGTAGAAAAATACAATAAAAATTATGGAATTTAGCCAGCTGCCTACCGTCACTCTTGGTTTTTTGAAAAGTCTTGATGGAGCGGGGACGGATTTACAGATCTTTATTGTAAAGGTCGGGTGACAAGGTTCTGGTTTTCTCTCGACTCAGATATTTTCTAAGAACTCCGCCTTTTACGCTGTTCACTTCAAACTCGATGATAAACGCATCTTCATCAATCGTATCCACTATCCGATGTACCTTTTTGGAATCAATACGGTTGAGCACCGTTTGTATTACTTCCACGTTATTGATTTCACCCCGGCTCCCAAATCCACGTACGCCTCCGTAAATGGTCATCCCCAATCCCACTTGGTTCAAAAGCTCATCTTGAATTTCCTTTTGTTTGTGGCTCACGATCAATAAACCAATGTAATCCTCAAAGCCCTCAAAGACAAAATCGATTACTTTTCCCGTGATGATAAAGGTCAATATGGAATAAAGTGCAATTTCTATGGAGATAAGCCATGCCGTAATCGCAAAAAGCACGGTATTGAAGAGCAAGATGATGGTTCCGATGGGAATACCGAATTTGTCATGCAAGTAAATGCCCAATATTTCGGAGCCATCCAACACAGCACCATTTTTTATGGCCAATCCAATGCCCGCTCCTAGAGAAATGCCCCCAAAAATGGCAATAAGCAACTTTTCGTTCGTCACCGCTTCAAAATTTTCAAAATGGATAACGACGGCCAGCACCAAAACGGAAATTACGGATTTGATCATCACCCTTTTAGTCAAGGTAAGCCAGCCCAGAATAAAGAAAGGAATGGAAATGATCGGGAGAATATAGGAGATTTCGATGGGAACAAATTCACCCAATAAAATGGCGATACCGGTAACCCCACCGTCCAAAAAGCCGTTGGGAAGCAAAAAGGCTTTCAACCCGATACTGGCCAACAAAATAGCTAAAGCTATTTGTAGGTATTCAAATATGAGGCTACGGATTTTCTTCATTGGGCAACCATTTCTAGCTATGGTCAAGATACGACCTTAGTTTTATTTACTTCTAATTTTCTTCAAATTCGATTTAAGTGTCTTCAAGATTTTATATAACATGTACTGCATATTATTGATGTTTCGATAGCTCAAGGCCATCGAGAAGGGATAGGACGGTCAAAACAATACACAAAATGGCCAATAGCAGGTTTAGCCATCGAAGTAGCCGCGTAGCAATCCGATATTGACGTTCCGCATTACCTTCATGTATCTCAAAAGGGTAGTTGAAAATCCATGGATATTGGTTGAGTTTAAAGATCCCCAAGATAAGGGCACCAAGAATCACGGGGCCAGCCCAAAGCACATCTTTTGAGTCCATTCCGTTCCGATCTTTTGTGGGCCAATTAAAATGTATTGGAACCCTTTCCGGCAGTTGTGCATACCAAATGGCAAGAAGTAAGGCAGCACCAAGAAGGAGAAAAAAGGTCAAAAACTCAATGGACTTGTCCAAACGGTTTTTTTTAATATTGATTTTTGGACGGTTCATTGGTTCTTAGGTCAATATTTAAATATATGACGAAAGTCCAAATTTTAAAAGAATACCAAAAATCAACCAAACGTAACAAATCAGGGCGGCCCATTTCAATATATTTTCCAGAAGAGGACTTTTGGGCGCCATCTCTTTGTGGTGCTTCACCTTTTTGCCTTTCACAAATCCGAGGTAAACCAGAAGCCCCGTAACCAGTAGAAATGCAGAGTTGAGCCAAAAAGTGTAATTGATTTTAAAATGTTCCTTTTCTGTGATTTGCTCGCCAACATTCTCTGGGATTAGACCGAAAAAGTCAAAACCGTAATGCAGTAGGAGGGATGCGCCTATCAATGAAGTAAACAAGAGAAAGAGGATGAATAATGACATTTTCCAGCCATAATATTTCGCATTGATGCGAAGCACGGGAAAAACCACAAGATCACTAAAAATGAAGGCCATGACCCCGGCAAAACTGACTCCTTTTCCAAATAGAAGGGCAGCCAAGGGAATGTTGCCCATGGAGCCAATAAAAGTAAGGAAGGCCGCGACAGGTCCCACAACAACGTGTTGCAGCAAGGTGAGAAATGAAAATGCCTGCTCTCCGTTACTCGTGTTGATAAAAAGTGTTTGAAAAAACGAATCGGGAACAAAGGCGGAGACCATCCCGGCAATGGTGAAACCAACGGTAACATCCTTCCATACCATTTTCCATTCCATGGCATATTGTTTGCCTACCTTGGCCCAACTTTCCTGGGACCGAAGTTTTTCCGTTAAGGGCTTATCGGACATGGATGATGAACTGGATGCCTCCAAATGTTCCCTGGCCTTTTTGATGAGTTTTTTGGGGTTGATTAACCGAATGAGCAACCAACTGCAAAGAATCAACAATATTCCGCCGAGGTATTCGCCCACTACAAATTGCCATCCCAGAAAAATTGAGATGATGATGCCGAGCTCAATCACAAGGTTGGTGGAGGCCAACAAAAATGCGATGGAGGATATAAAACTTGCCCCTTTTTGAAACAACGACTTGGAAGTGGCCAAGGCCGAAAAACTACACGAACTACTTATAAAACCAAAGAACGTACCGAGCAGCACACTTTTTCCGCCAGCGTCTCCCATGGTTTGCTGCATACGTTTTTCTGTTAAAAATATCTGGATGAGTGAACTGATGGCGTACCCCAAAACGAAAGCCCATAAGGCCATCCAAAAAAAGCCAACAGTGGTGTATGCAGCATCGCCCCATTGTTGTAAAAATTGATTCATTATAGTTTTTTAGCTATTCCAAAGTCATCTTGAAAAACGGTGTAGGGCGGATTCAGGAAATGATCCCATGGAATAGGTGTTGTTTTGGACAAAAAATTACCTGAACCCGTATGGATAAGGTAGTGAATACCTGAGGAAAAGAAAAAGCAATAAGAAACTATCTGATATATATCGATATAAACCTGATTTGAGCCACATTCAAGGGTCAAGTCATTTTCTGCTGTGTTGCCCAGTTTTAAAACCGATAAAGACCAAGAAAACCGATAATGCCAATTGAACATAAATAAGTGCGGTTGCCAAAGTTTCAAAAAGCATGGATTGTGCTATGGAATGAATCCCTGTCAATAATGCTATAAACCCTATAATAGCTGCCATGCAAATAAGACTGGCAATTCTATTTTTGAAGGCACTACCAACAGTTCGCACCGAATACACGATCAAAAACAGGAAAACGCCCAGTAGTAATATCATATCCACATTTGGAAAAATGAGATAGGTATCGTGAATATTGATATCGGCCGTCCCACCTTCCACGAACCCCTGTTTTCCAAAAAGGAGGAAGTGTCCCAAGAGTACCAATGTTATGGTTCCTAGCAACCAAAATAGCTCTCTATGTTTATGGGGTGCATACGCGCTGCCTTTTGTCTTTTCCATACGGTTTTTGCCTACTTTCCTTTCAATTGCCTTAAAAAACG is drawn from Flagellimonas sp. MMG031 and contains these coding sequences:
- a CDS encoding Crp/Fnr family transcriptional regulator; protein product: MKPEHQKYLENYLQQFSHLTAEELELLQSQLSIKEYGQKEFFFESGEVQTTMGYVSKGLLRRYYINDKGKSITTGFVKENEYATDYPAFIRQKPSKYHMECLEPCTIILLSYKDIQQGYEQFKSNERYGRLIAEQVLTIQTDRTESFLFETAEERYLNFVKDHPELLNRVSLTHLSSFLGIERQSLSRIRSKIAKK
- a CDS encoding YitT family protein, with amino-acid sequence MKKIRSLIFEYLQIALAILLASIGLKAFLLPNGFLDGGVTGIAILLGEFVPIEISYILPIISIPFFILGWLTLTKRVMIKSVISVLVLAVVIHFENFEAVTNEKLLIAIFGGISLGAGIGLAIKNGAVLDGSEILGIYLHDKFGIPIGTIILLFNTVLFAITAWLISIEIALYSILTFIITGKVIDFVFEGFEDYIGLLIVSHKQKEIQDELLNQVGLGMTIYGGVRGFGSRGEINNVEVIQTVLNRIDSKKVHRIVDTIDEDAFIIEFEVNSVKGGVLRKYLSREKTRTLSPDLYNKDL
- a CDS encoding permease, which encodes MNQFLQQWGDAAYTTVGFFWMALWAFVLGYAISSLIQIFLTEKRMQQTMGDAGGKSVLLGTFFGFISSSCSFSALATSKSLFQKGASFISSIAFLLASTNLVIELGIIISIFLGWQFVVGEYLGGILLILCSWLLIRLINPKKLIKKAREHLEASSSSSMSDKPLTEKLRSQESWAKVGKQYAMEWKMVWKDVTVGFTIAGMVSAFVPDSFFQTLFINTSNGEQAFSFLTLLQHVVVGPVAAFLTFIGSMGNIPLAALLFGKGVSFAGVMAFIFSDLVVFPVLRINAKYYGWKMSLFILFLLFTSLIGASLLLHYGFDFFGLIPENVGEQITEKEHFKINYTFWLNSAFLLVTGLLVYLGFVKGKKVKHHKEMAPKSPLLENILKWAALICYVWLIFGILLKFGLSSYI